One part of the Phaeodactylum tricornutum CCAP 1055/1 chromosome 17, whole genome shotgun sequence genome encodes these proteins:
- a CDS encoding predicted protein, whose protein sequence is MPPFSYSAGSSPPPTPTSNHPDTTLPSQLDDTHSGRPSWRSSDDRQFVLPQRTASPKMQSPFSSSSTIPILHDDPRGKQKLVALSMRNLYSDCPDTAVTPSVGVKSKASAMRTLSLLGLLLSFVIFLVNLQMYRSLQENESHRVTSLSRIAQLDASEVEELWEHGRDIGRQLQSVSAILKEAQLERQHLLLYEEDAKVEYVRKTIKRNRLGGQSRS, encoded by the coding sequence ATGCCACCTTTTTCGTATTCCGCTGGCTCCTCCCCGCCGCCGACCCCGACGTCAAACCATCCGGATACGACGTTGCCATCGCAACTTGACGACACGCATTCCGGTAGACCTTCCTGGCGTAGCTCCGACGATCGTCAATTCGTGCTGCCGCAGCGCACAGCAAGCCCCAAAATGCAATCGCCCTTTTCCAGTTCCAGCACAATCCCCATTCTACACGATGATCCCCGTGgcaagcaaaagctggtaGCATTGTCAATGCGCAATCTGTATAGCGACTGTCCGGACACTGCGGTTACGCCGTCCGTGGGGGTGaaatccaaagcttccgcAATGCGAACACTCAGTCTGCTTGGTCTCTTGCTATCGTTCGTGATCTTCCTCGTCAACCTACAAATGTATCGATCCCTGCAGGAGAACGAGTCCCACCGCGTAACCAGTTTAAGTCGCATTGCCCAGTTGGACGCTTCCGAAGTCGAGGAACTCTGGGAGCACGGACGAGATATAGGGCGACAGCTGCAGTCGGTGAGTGCGATTCTGAAGGAAGCCCAACTCGAACGCCAACATCTTTTACtgtacgaagaagacgccAAAGTCGAATACGTTCGGAAAACAATCAAGCGCAACCGGCTCGGCGGACAATCACGATCCTGA
- a CDS encoding predicted protein yields the protein MSLRPQAFGADTSNSSMSNGNHVLTDASEGSASDEAQPLKVRTGNGRDPFFLLVDTLPKMNSKTLLRDFQRFLLFLFPLRELKVGPAMRNTTFANLLSEGRTSTTHVIRIMSRAHTPARLNLCFLFFFHTGQAARVPSLSSSERVNVPVGHWRDSIWDIFRLGYCHSSMWTSCCCTLVGAGQVATRLHLTYRGEPGRPSVTSLAFRKLVSIVLSFWVTRLIMLMIITVLDPNVDSLEWVEPPTSYYVFCAIDDLLAYIYLGFTVLVLRNLRSHVRSAYAIPEEGYCVGGCEDTCCSLTCPCLVIGQLLRHTADYESYGARGCSATGLVGHAPSIV from the coding sequence ATGTCGTTACGGCCGCAAGCTTTTGGCGCTGACACCAGCAACAGTAGTATGTCGAATGGAAATCATGTGTTAACCGATGCCTCCGAAGGATCAGCGAGCGACGAAGCTCAACCGTTAAAGGTGCGTACAGGCAACGGCCGAGACCCATTCTTCCTGCTCGTAGATACTCTCCCGAAGATGAACAGCAAAACCTTGCTCAGAGATTTCCAGCGATTCTTGCTTTTTTTATTTCCCTTGCGGGAATTAAAGGTGGGGCCTGCCATGCGAAACACAACCTTTGCTAATCTTCTCTCTGAGGGAAGAACGTCTACAACGCACGTCATCCGTATAATGTCTCGAGCGCACACTCCTGCACGACTTAACCtttgctttctcttttttttcCACACCGGGCAGGCCGCCCGCGTACCGTCTCTGTCGTCTTCGGAGCGCGTGAACGTCCCGGTGGGGCACTGGCGAGACAGTATTTGGGATATCTTTCGACTCGGGTACTGTCACAGCTCGATGTGGacgagttgttgttgtacgCTGGTTGGTGCCGGGCAGGTAGCAACCCGTCTACACTTGACGTATCGGGGAGAACCAGGAAGGCCTTCCGTCACGAGTCTCGCCTTTCGGAAACTCGTATCCATTGTTCTGTCCTTTTGGGTGACCAGGTTGATAATGTTGATGATAATTACCGTATTGGACCCCAACGTGGACAGCCTCGAGTGGGTGGAGCCTCCAACATCCTACTACGTCTTTTGTGCCATTGACGATTTGCTGGCCTACATTTATTTGGGTTTCACGGTGCTGGTGCTCCGGAATTTGCGATCGCACGTCCGCAGTGCCTACGCCATTCCGGAAGAGGGGTACTGCGTAGGTGGCTGCGAAGATACCTGCTGTAGTTTGACGTGTCCTTGCCTGGTGATTGGACAGCTTCTAAGGCACACAGCCGACTACGAATCGTACGGGGCTCGGGGCTGCTCCGCTACCGGCTTGGTGGGACACGCTCCCTCTATTGTATAA
- a CDS encoding predicted protein: IASAGYSEPTLVQAQTIPVIMAGRDVLVTAATGQGKTLAFIWPILCHIIRQEPLLPHDETGPMALVLVPTRELATQVSNQAKPFAKALRLRVKTVIGGQGKYLLQQELHKMGGVELVVATPGRLLDVVTGKKGLRLSRVTMIVLDEADKMLHMGFEAQVRKILAHVRPDRQTLLFSATLGRRVEVVAREWLHVDYVRIAVGRTGEASSHVAQHVIVLPNDSAKIQFLLELLPTLQQVGRTLVFVARREACEVLAKRVREQLPKINVETLHGDKHQSDRQAALRAFTKGDVDVLIGTDVAGRGLDIPHVATVLSMDPAKNLDAHVHRVGRAGRLSKDSQQTGSAYTLLTAKDSTFAFVLRKSFERENREITPELDQLSRQS, translated from the coding sequence ATTGCCAGCGCAGGGTATTCGGAACCGACATTGGTCCAAGCCCAAACCATACCCGTCATTATGGCCGGTCGCGACGTACTCGTTACCGCTGCTACTGGTCAGGGCAAAACACTCGCCTTTATTTGGCCCATTTTGTGTCACATTATTCGACAGGAACCCCTGCTGCCGCACGATGAGACTGGTCCCATGGCACTCGTTCTGGTGCCAACACGAGAGCTAGCCACCCAAGTGTCCAACCAAGCCAAGCCATTTGCCAAGGCTTTACGGCTGCGTGTCAAAACTGTTATTGGTGGACAGGGCAAGTACTTGCTGCAACAGGAACTTCACAAAATGGGAGGCGTAGAACTCGTAGTCGCGACTCCCGGCCGTTTGCTAGATGTAGTTACAGGTAAAAAAGGGTTGCGTCTATCTCGCGTCACCATGATTGtattggacgaagccgacaagATGCTGCACATGGGGTTCGAAGCACAAGTACGAAAGATACTGGCCCACGTGCGGCCTGATCGACAAACGCTCCTGTTCTCGGCGACCTTGGGACGTCGGGTCGAAGTCGTCGCGAGGGAATGGTTGCACGTCGACTACGTGCGAATTGCTGTTGGTCGAACGGGAGAGGCCTCTAGCCACGTCGCACAGCACGTCATCGTTCTACCGAACGATTCTGCGAAGATTCAGTTCTTGCTGGAACTGTTGCCGACCTTGCAACAGGTGGGGCGCACCCTGGTGTTTGTGGCGAGACGTGAGGCATGCGAAGTCTTGGCGAAGCGGGTTCGTGAGCAGTTACCCAAAATAAATGTGGAAACGTTGCACGGGGACAAACACCAAAGCGATCGTCAGGCAGCGTTACGGGCCTTCACAAAAGGTGACGTAGATGTTTTGATTGGAACAGATGTGGCAGGCAGAGGCTTGGATATTCCCCATGTCGCTACAGTGCTGTCAATGGATCCCGCCAAGAATCTAGATGCGCACGTTCATCGAGTTGGACGGGCGGGTCGGTTGTCGAAAGACAGTCAACAAACGGGATCGGCCTACACGTTGTTGACGGCTAAGGATAGTACTTTTGCATTCGTTTTGCGGAAATCTTTCGAAAGGGAAAACCGAGAGATAACACCTGAGCTGGACCAGCTCTCGCGCCAGAGT
- the DDB1 gene encoding damage-specific DNA binding protein 1 (Probably involved in Nucleotide Excision Repair (NER)) has product MSASTKKEAAHYVVTAHPPGGVLLTAKCNFTSPFSLDVLVAKSRRLEVRQLRTTTEGLSPFPILASVPINGRIVGLVPFKVHGSDTSYVFVLTARQQYAVLAYDRTNSGSAAYPLVTLASGTLQSQEHAVLGQEAESGPIVAIDHFHRCIALHVYDGLLTIIPSTRTLASQQLLGTPFHCRIEERTILHLAFLQIPFEALPQLAVLHQDARGAQHITSHVINWKRKNIFLYGSSSAPAATEWLQKSNVDGGSSLIIPVPAEAPPDFAPAKHRSGGVLVVGQRQLTFINNNVTKVVPIPQALHLCVEELPADPNGGLPRYLLADEFGNLHMVTIVLVVDKVVALQIDTLGSCTLATSIAYLREGLVFVGSTLGDPQLIQIHDEPIVDVEDEEDMVGAESSYLSVVEEYTHLGPILDFDLVPTAPGGGGLGQTEGIHGPSQSQVVTASGSSKSGSLRLIRNGIGMNESAAVEIPGIQNVWSLRRSFADVDDTYLVQSFVHETRVLGVTTMDDMSQDEKEGDVAPGGTLEEVFLIGLKSSCATLYVGNVQAHQNGLLQITEGEVRFATMEAVLDTWLVPSGAAITVGTANEAGQIAVALNGGKVLYLKIEEGKIRECSGQQMEREVSCLNLNPFAATSHTSSFLAVGLWDDFTVRLFLCLITLDFSSGTSGNTTSTSTSLSSTGSGVNMLFVGLGDGTLISFAVVERGASIFVQSKKEVCLGTQRIDLVPLCTEQGGTCVLATGDRPTVIYLAGVGGISANQFNPKLCYSNVNLSAGDDEEEDDVSRPPSQQSIVVNVATPFSSSLLFDSATGGSQRYSLCVADDSFLRMGIIDDIQKLHVTTCRLGMAPCRIVHCADGRLFAVGCIESGIKQFSLGGDEANMGNCIRFMDDANFDDIHRVDLEPFEMILSMVYATLRIPSDGDQSDQPVHRPFLLVGTAYAMPDEDEPSRGRILVYSCQADEASGTPTSTRAVRQITEMSTQGGVYSICQFYDGNFLCTVNSKTHVVQIVADCGVLRLEYVGIGHHGHIVSLFVKSRAKPLAIVGDLMRSVSLMQYYPQHETLEEVARDFNPNWTTAVEMLTDDVYIGAENWNNLFCLRRNKAATSEEIRCRLDNIGEFHLGEMCNKFMSGSLVMPVSSNSTTSSRRATLFGTVEGSLGVILGLDGRTAAFFITLERAIAKTIQPVGGFSHQLYRSCQAELRVHPAHGFVDGDLVETFLDLDRRTMEAVVAEMNRDGGWEVDDFANSRSDENNDSSKDTDRINLEERSELSIDDVLAMVEEMTMLH; this is encoded by the exons ATGAGTGCTTCTACCAAGAAGGAAGCGGCGCACTACGTGGTGACCGCACATCCGCCGGGAGGGGTTTTGTTGACGGCGAAATGCAACTTTACGTCACCCTTTTCGCTA GACGTATTGGTCGCCAAATCGCGCCGTCTCGAAGTCCGTCAGCTGCGCACGACGACGGAAGGGCTTTCACCCTTTCCTATCCTCGCCAGTGTCCCCATTAACGGTCGCATTGTGGGTCTCGTCCCCTTCAAGGTTCACGGTAGTGACACATCCTACGTATTCGTGCTGACGGCGCGGCAGCAATACGCGGTCCTCGCCTACGATCGAACGAACAGCGGGTCTGCGGCCTATCCCCTCGTGACCCTGGCTTCGGGAACCTTGCAGAGTCAGGAACACGCAGTTTTGGGACAAGAAGCGGAATCGGGACCAATCGTAGCGATTGATCATTTTCACCGTTGTATTGCGCTACACGTCTATGATGGTCTCCTCACGATCATTCCC AGTACCCGTACACTCGCGTCGCAACAGCTTTTGGGGACGCCATTTCATTGCCGTATCGAAGAACGTACCATTCTGCACCTGGCCTTTTTGCAAATACCCTTCGAAGCCTTGCCCCAACTAGCAGTCTTGCACCAGGATGCTCGCGGGGCACAGCACATCACGTCGCACGTCATCAATTGGAAACGCAAAAATATATTTCTGTACGGATCCTCCTCGGCACCGGCTGCTACCGAATGGTTACAAAAATCCAACGTCGATGGCGGATCGTCGTTGATTATCCCCGTCCC CGCGGAAGCCCCACCGGATTTCGCTCCCGCCAAACATCGTTCTGGCGGAGTGCTGGTGGTAGGTCAACGCCAACTTACCTTTATCAATAACAATGTAACCAAGGTCGTGCCTATTCCACAGGCACTCCATCTGTGTGTGGAAGAATTGCCCGCCGATCCCAACGGTGGCTTGCCCCGATACTTACTGGCCGATGAGTTTGGCAATCTGCACATGGTCACCATTGTGCTCGTGGTCGATAAGGTCGTGGCACTCCAAATAGACACGTTGGGTTCCTGTACATTGGCAACGTCTATCGCCTATTTACGGGAAGGTCTCGTCTTTGTTGGGTCCACCTTGGGCGATCCGCAGCTTATTCAAATACACGACGAGCCCATTGTCGACgtcgaagacgaagaagacatGGTTGGAGCCGAATCATCCTACCTCAGTGTAGTGGAAGAGTATACGCATCTCGGACCCATTTTAGATTTTGATCTCGTTCCGACTGCTCCGGGCGGTGGTGGGCTTGGCCAGACTGAGGGAATTCACGGTCCGTCTCAATCCCAAGTCGTGACAGCGTCGGGTTCATCCAAATCGGGTTCACTCCGTTTAATTCGTAACGGAATTGGCATGAATGAATCAGCGGCGGTCGAAATTCCCGGCATACAAAACGTATGGAGCTTGCGACGATCGTTTGCCGATGTTGACGATACGTATCTGGTACAATCGTTCGTGCACGAAACACGCGTACTAGGAGTGACGACAATGGATGACATGTCTCAAGACGAGAAAGAAGGCGATGTTGCTCCGGGAGGCACTCTGGAAGAAGTTTTTCTTATCGGCCTGAAGTCATCCTGTGCAACGCTATACGTCGGTAACGTCCAAGCGCACCAGAATGGTCTGCTTCAAATCACAGAAGGGGAAGTGCGATTCGCCACAATGGAGGCCGTGTTGGACACGTGGCTCGTCCCATCCGGGGCGGCCATTACTGTGGGCACAGCCAACGAAGCTGGACAAATAGCAGTTGCCCTCAATGGCGGAAAGGTGCTTTATTTGAAGATAGAAGAAGGGAAGATCCGGGAATGTTCGGGGCAGCAAATGGAACGCGAAGTCAGTTGTTTGAACTTGAATCCCTTTGCTGC CACATCACACACGAGCAGTTTTCTAGCCGTCGGCTTGTGGGACGATTTCACGGTCCGTCTCTT CCTCTGTTTGATAACGTTGGACTTTTCCAGCGGCACATCCGGCAATACCACATCAACATCAACTTCACTTTCGTCCACTGGTTCTGGTGTGAATATGTTGTTTGTTGGTCTCGGAGACGGTACACTGATTTCGTTTGCGGTTGTCGAACGGGGTGCATCAATTTTCGTGCAGTCAAAGAAAGAAGTCTGTTTAGGAACGCAGCGAATCGATCTCGTTCCATTATGTACTGAGCAGGGCGGAACGTGCGTCCTAGCGACTGGAGATCGTCCTACAGTTATCTACTTGGCAGGTGTCGGTGGAATTTCTGCAAACCAGTTCAATCCAAAGCTATGCTATTCCAACGTCAACCTCTCAGccggtgacgacgaggaggaagacgatgtcaGCCGACCTCCTTCGCAGCAAAGTATTGTGGTCAATGTTGCGACACCATTCTCGTCATCACTATTGTTCGATTCGGCAACTGGCGGAAGTCAACGCTATTCGTTGTGCGTGGCGGACGATTCGTTTCTGCGTATGGGGATCATTGACGACATTCAAAAGCTTCACGTCACAACTTGTCGACTAGGAATGGCTCCCTGTCGAATCGTTCATTGTGCCGACGGTCGATTGTTCGCCGTAGGCTGTATCGAAAGCGGTATCAAGCAATTCAGTTTGGGTGGGGACGAGGCGAACATGGGCAACTGCATTCGTTTTATGGATGACGCCAATTTCGATGATATCCATCGAGTGGATCTCGAACCATTTGAAATGATATTGTCAATGGTGTACGCCACGCTACGGATTCCGTCTGACGGAGATCAATCGGACCAACCCGTACATAGGCCGTTTTTGCTGGTTGGTACCGCATACGCAATGCCAGACGAAGATGAGCCAAGTCGTGGTCGCATTCTTGTCTATTCTTGCCAAGCGGACGAGGCTTCCGGGACGCCAACCAGCACACGTGCAGTGCGACAGATTACGGAAATGTCGACGCAAGGCGGTGTCTACAGTATTTGCCAGTTCTACGACGGCAATTTTTTGTGTACTGTCAATTCCAAAACACATGTTGTGCAGATTGTTGCGGATTGTGGTGTCTTGCGGCTAGAGTACGTGGGAATCGGGCACCATGGACACATAGTGAGCTTGTTTGTGAAAAGCCGAGCGAAACCT CTGGCAATTGTGGGAGACTTGATGAGGTCAGTTAGCTTAATGCAGTACTACCCTCAACATGAAACTCTTGAGGAAGTTGCGCGAGACTTCAACCCAAACTGGACGACCGCGGTGGAAATGCTTACGGACGACGTGTACATTGGTGCCGAAAACTGGAACAATCTTTTCTGCCTTCGACGCAACAAGGCTGCTACCAGTGAAGAGATTCGCTGTCGATTGGATAACATTGGAGAGTTTCACCTAGGAGAAATGTGCAACAAATTTATGAGTGGCAGTCTTGTCATGCCGGTCTCTTCCAACTCCACCACATCAAGCCGGAGGGCC ACTTTGTTCGGAACAGTAGAAGGCTCTCTAGGGGTTATCCTGGGCTTGGACGGGAGAACTGCTGCTTTCTTTATCACGCTGGAAAGAGCAATTGCCAAAACGATTCAGCCTGTGGGCGGTTTCTCTCATCAGCTATACAGATCTTGCCAAGCTGAGCTCCGTGTTCATCCCGCGCATGGTTTTGTTGATGGCGATCTAGTTGAGACatttttggatttggatCGAAGGACGATGGAGGCAGTTGTGGCTGAAATGAATCGGGACGGCGGGTGGGAAGTGGATGATTTCGCGAACTCAAGGTCTGACGAGAACAATGATAGTTCCAAGGACACCGACAGGATCAACCTCGAAGAGCGATCCGAGCTGTCTATTGACGACGTTTTAGCGATGGTAGAGGAGATGACAATGCTTCATTGA
- a CDS encoding predicted protein, translated as MSDEEQHPPHAPAHHGSTATNASSGASRRTDAVPLAANTAYWNNPPTAVATNNARLGIGREPPQSPAAGAGASAAVDSTRHRGRSAPIVTRDIPSSPLVTPPGARHRQGPDSLAAVRTEAAITNAQAPFHRRQPTTEDAVHDPTRGEDEGTLTDAGKKIPKQGVPHVYHDFAQVRPDADPMMIVRKKTGGVTQPFPEKLHEMLDSETSPAAQAVVSWLPHGRAFVVRKPKEFTSKIMPTYFRQTKLTSFQRQLNLYGFRRITQGADAGAYYHELFLRGRPSLSQRMVRQKVKGTGHKQPADASSEPNLYALPAVHPEFTVDDGNPVSAGAITASHVTGQVPGVYSSTSPRFTTAPPAVQLDSSLVASPSLHGAAHLLHGISTGLHPRHALPPTPFSGQTPSTMPGFGANNDGNTDNSNTRGTASNESSSNGRYRRQSRHYNPASFLQPSATDQV; from the exons ATGAGCGACGAAGAGCAACATCCTCCCCACGCTCCGGCACACCACGGTTCTACCGCGACGAATGCATCGAGTGGTGCGTCACGACGCACGGACGCCGTCCCCCTGGCGGCCAACACTGCGTACTGGAACAATCCTCCCACGGCCGTTGCCACCAACAATGCGAGACTCGGAATTGGGCGCGAGCCACCACAATCACCGGCGGCTGGGGCGGGTGCTTCTGCGGCGGTGGATTCCACGAGGCACAGAGGACGTTCCGCTCCGATTGTGACGAGGGATATACCCTCGTCGCCACTCGTGACTCCTCCCGGAGCCCGCCATCGACAAGGACCCGACAGTTTGGCAGCGGTCCGTACGGAAGCGGCCATCACCAACGCGCAGGCTCCTTTTCATCGCCGACAGCCTACCACGGAAGATGCCGTGCATGATCCCACGCGTGGAGAGGACGAAGGTACGCTTACCGATGCGGGAAAGAAAATACCGAAACAGGGTGTACCGCACGTATATCACGATTTCGCACAAGTGCGGCCCGACGCGGATCCCATGATGATCGTCCGGAAAAAGACTGGAGGAGTCACTCAGCCATTTCCCGAAAAGCTACACGAAATGCTGGATTCGGAAACTTCTCCAGCAGCGCAAGCCGTTGTCTCCTGGCTTCCCCACGGGAGAGCCTTTGTGGTTCGGAAGCCCAAGGAATTTACCTCCAAGATTATGCCAAC cTACTTCCGCCAAACCAAGTTGACTAGCTTTCAGCGTCAATTGAATTTATACGGCTTTCGTCGGATCACCCAGGGAGCCGATGCTGGTGCTTACTACCATGAACTCTTTTTGAGGGGACGGCCTTCTCTTAGTCAACGCATGGTCCGACAAAAAGTGAAAGGTACCGGTCACAAGCAACCCGCGGATGCGTCGAGCGAACCGAACTTATACGCACTCCCAGCCGTACACCCAGAGTTTACAGTTGACGATGGCAATCCCGTGAGCGCTGGAGCGATCACTGCGTCCCACGTGACGGGGCAGGTGCCCGGTGTTTACTCGAGTACAAGTCCACGATTTACTACGGCTCCTCCCGCTGTGCAACTGGACTCCAGTTTGGTGGCCTCGCCGAGTCTTCACGGAGCAGCGCACTTACTGCACGGGATTTCGACCGGTTTGCACCCTCGGCACGCATTGCCACCAACACCCTTTTCCGGGCAAACTCCGTCTACCATGCCAGGATTCGGAGCCAACAATGACGGCAATACTGACAATAGCAACACAAGGGGGACAGCCAGTAACGAAAGTAGCAGCAATGGTCGATACCGACGACAATCTCGACATTACAACCCAGCGAGCTTTCTCCAGCCATCCGCTACGGATCAGGTCTAA
- a CDS encoding predicted protein, with the protein MAYECTLTNIFFAMTTHLFASILFVFWITCLVSDAENGNSIATDPHALSPSELFAMDPVHWTRMEKFSLSARDLARTRQRQVLLDIFTSLRMYSAISRPLHNWFTEWPSIIGDCCSFTGVECNTNGLITHLMLTNLRLEGKIPSTVNYLSELVQLRLDCNSLSGSLPTNLATLSKLRCPSIQESSRNLISPEAPAAPAVYPTIGIPSIPTSSLEPLITPSRAPATSTMSLPLVSTQPSGMQSLWPMQPSPSPTLVANPIPSNSPTENPNLASIGTLSVILPRAATGGSQKRGIIAGSVTSVLFIGFVIGLFLKLRLRRRIAKGPGCSASFASSEGFDEISFEPGGLFSIEEENSTDIDERSVVTTAASCSSILKPGRFSTSLDSKEEEVKRGRRVHFDGEDNDDDSWTTEEEQAKQIQSTREEARVAAVATPSTIRDRDGWVSWIMNPVFDARTWCGTPEPISTFSINGEDLLDVPDSPSTQSSVNSDTPIFPQSSGTSSEVFLGWETSLQHEATPKHRWRPLLGIVRRYNDETMDCTVAYSEPAPEYFLEAGTARHVGIDDTAAGEPPTARPEPWALPSQPSSALASAVSEETYHVVEDLPRTPGYGNAAISNAGQNMVEI; encoded by the coding sequence ATGGCGTATGAATGTACATTGACCAACATTTTTTTCGCAATGACGACTCATCTatttgcttcgattcttttcgttttctgGATCACTTGCCTCGTTTCCGATGCCGAGAACGGAAACTCGATTGCCACAGACCCGCACGCATTATCACCTAGTGAGTTGTTTGCCATGGACCCTGTTCACTGGActcgaatggaaaagttttCTTTGTCGGCGAGAGATTTGGCACGGACACGCCAAAGACAAGTACTGCTCGATATTTTCACATCACTTCGGATGTATTCAGCTATTTCCAGGCCTTTGCACAACTGGTTTACCGAATGGCCATCCATCATCGGGGACTGTTGCTCTTTTACTGGAGTCGAATGCAACACAAATGGGTTGATTACTCATTTGATGCTCACGAACCTTCGTCTGGAAGGAAAAATACCGTCCACAGTGAACTATTTGAGTGAGCTGGTCCAGCTTCGGCTGGATTGCAATTCCTTGAGTGGATCACTGCCAACAAACCTGGCCACGTTGTCTAAGCTACGTTGTCCATCAATACAAGAAAGTAGCAGGAATCTGATATCACCGGAAGCGCCAGCCGCGCCAGCAGTGTATCCAACCATCGGGATTCCGAGTATACCAACGTCTTCCCTGGAGCCTTTGATTACTCCTTCTCGAGCACCAGCAACCTCTACAATGTCGCTGCCCCTCGTAAGTACTCAACCGTCGGGAATGCAGTCGTTGTGGCCGATGCAGCCATCTCCCTCGCCGACTCTGGTAGCAAACCCTATACCTTCGAATTCACCTACCGAGAACCCAAACTTAGCATCGATAGGGACATTGAGTGTAATTTTACCGCGGGCCGCGACTGGGGGCTCTCAGAAGCGCGGCATAATCGCTGGATCCGTCACTAGCGTGCTTTTCATTGGATTTGTGATTGgtttgtttttgaaattaCGATTGAGGCGTCGCATTGCGAAAGGCCCCGGTTGTAGTGCCAGCTTCGCTTCGTCCGAAGGATTTGATGAGATTTCGTTCGAGCCAGGTGGCCTCTTCTCTATAGAGGAGGAGAATTCCACAGATATCGACGAGCGGTCAGTAGTTACGACTGCAGCGAGTTGCTCGTCTATTTTAAAGCCAGGTCGCTTCTCTACATCTCTGGATAGCAAGGAAGAGGAGGTAAAGAGAGGCCGCAGAGTTCATTTTGATGGAGaggacaacgatgacgattCCTGGACCACGGAAGAGGAACAAGCTAAACAAATTCAGAGCACCAGAGAAGAAGCAAGAGTGGCCGCCGTCGCAACTCCGTCAACTATCCGAGACCGGGATGGCTGGGTCTCTTGGATAATGAATCCTGTGTTTGATGCGAGAACATGGTGCGGAACTCCCGAGCCTATTTCAACATTTTCTATTAATGGCGAGGACTTGCTCGATGTTCCGGATTCTCCTTCAACACAGTCTTCAGTAAACTCGGATACTCCTATTTTCCCTCAATCCTCAGGCACTTCTTCCGAAGTCTTTTTGGGTTGGGAGACATCTTTGCAGCACGAAGCAACACCGAAACATCGATGGCGACCACTTTTGGGCATTGTCAGACGATATAATGACGAGACGATGGATTGTACGGTCGCTTATTCTGAGCCCGCGCCGGAgtactttttggaagccggTACAGCGAGGCATGTAGGTATTGACGATACGGCCGCCGGAGAGCCACCAACAGCGAGGCCAGAGCCGTGGGCGCTCCCAAGTCAGCCCTCATCGGCTTTGGCCTCAGCTGTGAGCGAAGAGACGTATCACGTCGTGGAGGACTTGCCGCGAACGCCTGGTTACGGAAACGCTGCAATATCAAACGCTGGTCAAAATATGGTAGAAATCTAA
- a CDS encoding predicted protein has translation MVLFWSFNDNTYDTYSGLRVATELEAREVDQLWEHGKALRNKVRRMEEELESFKEDLHRDYQMKEKVKDKMLHSFHLNPEHLLVSMRKSIVQPVAAARKEKRKDAGAADFQSTTGRTPLSDEVQIRIPKKSSPDEDTRRHRFVLTKEQAIQAMQMQRVWNKPIVKKFKLPASQVAAAAQLAGTNNRF, from the coding sequence ATGGTACTATTCTGGAGTTTCAACGACAATACCTACGACACGTACAGTGGTTTGCGTGTGGCGACGGAATTGGAGGCACGGGAAGTGGATCAGCTTTGGGAGCACGGCAAGGCCTTGCGTAACAAGGTCAGACGTATGGAAGAGGAGCTGGAAAGTTTCAAAGAGGATCTGCACCGCGATTATCAAATGAAAGAGAAGGTAAAGGACAAGATGCTGCATTCCTTCCACTTGAATCCGGAGCATCTGCTGGTCTCGATGCGCAAGTCGATAGTCCAACCAGTCGCTGCCGcacgaaaagaaaaaaggaaagaCGCCGGGGCTGCCGATTTCCAGTCAACAACCGGTAGGACGCCACTGTCCGATGAAGTACAAATACGCATACCCAAAAAGAGCTCACCGGACGAAGATACGAGACGGCATCGGTTTGTGTTGACCAAAGAACAAGCCATCCAGGCTATGCAGATGCAACGAGTGTGGAACAAACCTATCGTCAAAAAGTTCAAACTACCAGCCTCACAAGTCGCGGCTGCCGCCCAGCTTGCCGGAACCAACAATCGGTTCTAA